Proteins found in one Micromonospora sp. WMMD1082 genomic segment:
- a CDS encoding DUF2399 domain-containing protein, translating to MSDLHDPEVRPLWQAVKDRLVITGDLTAIKSVRVALSTAGLARINGWLAHAPGTTRRTRRPRLVSRDGWVSVPVDRIREALGPAIDLADILRDTVGMPDVLQPNRRLAAMKTDVWAYAQSVLPDAPQLLQHLRSGGLSETSVEDRRRLINALARAHSLIPLQRPVPLPRLSLYCAGDPHYFDLNPPGQGSKLVMLVAELTGQPTAATTPNNRFALLARAGIYPDRVSATVIVLNLAATGDGPVDEAIGAAAASRRPLHISLYDLTVHRPRISLAQPILVVENPSVIEEALIRGYRGPLACTSGALSAVDHEFLQQLADDGVPIHYSGDQDPAGVYIAELVRTRFGAHIITPARGQPDGEKSDAPVYQESAPYLELLLGPDPSDPLHSASEAGCLSAEARA from the coding sequence GTGAGTGACCTCCACGACCCCGAGGTACGACCGCTCTGGCAGGCCGTCAAAGACCGGCTGGTGATCACGGGCGACCTGACAGCCATCAAGAGTGTGCGCGTCGCACTGAGCACTGCCGGTCTCGCGCGCATCAACGGCTGGCTCGCCCATGCCCCCGGCACGACGCGCCGGACCCGCCGCCCCCGGCTGGTTTCCCGAGATGGGTGGGTCTCGGTACCCGTCGACCGAATCCGGGAAGCCCTGGGCCCAGCCATCGACCTTGCCGACATTCTGCGCGACACGGTCGGCATGCCGGATGTCCTGCAGCCCAACCGCCGGCTCGCCGCGATGAAGACCGACGTGTGGGCCTACGCCCAATCGGTACTGCCCGACGCACCCCAACTCCTGCAGCACCTGCGATCGGGCGGCCTGTCCGAGACCTCGGTCGAGGACCGCCGGCGCCTCATCAACGCACTCGCCCGCGCCCACTCGCTCATTCCATTGCAGCGGCCGGTGCCCCTGCCAAGGCTGTCCCTCTACTGCGCCGGCGATCCCCACTACTTCGACCTCAACCCGCCCGGCCAGGGCAGCAAACTAGTCATGCTCGTCGCCGAACTCACCGGCCAGCCGACCGCAGCCACTACGCCGAACAACCGATTCGCACTCCTCGCACGCGCCGGGATCTACCCGGATCGGGTCAGCGCCACCGTCATCGTCCTCAACCTCGCCGCCACCGGCGATGGACCCGTGGACGAGGCCATCGGGGCCGCCGCGGCATCCAGACGCCCTCTGCACATAAGCCTCTACGACCTCACCGTTCACCGACCCCGCATATCGCTAGCCCAACCGATTCTCGTCGTCGAGAACCCGTCGGTCATCGAGGAAGCCCTCATCCGCGGATACCGCGGCCCCCTCGCCTGCACGTCAGGAGCCCTGTCCGCCGTGGACCACGAGTTCCTTCAACAATTGGCCGACGACGGCGTACCCATCCACTACAGCGGAGACCAAGACCCCGCCGGCGTGTACATCGCTGAGCTCGTACGAACCCGATTCGGGGCACACATCATCACGCCAGCACGCGGGCAGCCCGACGGTGAGAAGTCCGACGCCCCTGTCTACCAGGAGAGCGCGCCCTACCTGGAACTGCTGCTCGGACCCGACCCATCCGATCCACTCCATTCGGCGTCGGAGGCTGGGTGCCTATCAGCGGAAGCCCGCGCCTGA
- a CDS encoding LysM peptidoglycan-binding domain-containing protein, which yields MAKPARSTPRPRRPRAVGLTTRITAQLGILATLGGIPYALYALAGNPLPDELPSWSHLGELLTTPDDGSLLLTAITWVGWIGWASFALPLLVEIICHIFRWRPPRILGLAWQQRRAAALVAAALSIGAAPAVASANAITMPSTPPGIAATHTPTTATHVSLNTTLATTTVSEKTATARPTYEVARGDWLYHIAERFLGDGDRYVDIAALNPAFKKADPRFPDHIVAGQVLNLPTDATDSGPRRHATGKLRTPPTPPTAEEVPRGAPSQQPAPATPTVPTPPTTTPEPSSTASALPTSEASVSAPPVPTEPSTPDPAPTSIVDDEPADDADGRDFDVALPITAALATAGLLAALLLARLTQRRRRQRQHRRPGRRIPTPNPTIERRVRNAAQPVDVNRLDHALRTLATGLRDHDPDDLPDLAAAWLSEGEVHLMLAHANTSAPPPFQADSSAMDWMLPATATLPDVEDTLAPLPVLVTVASRPGGDHLLIDLERTGLLTISGEPERSRDLIRYVAAELATNQWSDDAEVVLAGFDPVDVDHLLAIGGNRITAATSTANAIERARRRAAANAKAMTDIGITTTFAGRVADIVADAWMPHVLLIADTTNVEDQLTALADELRLAGRCAVAVAAVAETPTTWHVDVSADGSLAIDWLSITNTAATRLPRDQLARLAPVMRAARAAAPIDDQPGDEPVPAATDPDPWAEGTDAHGHLLDAGSAPDHVEDNEPADPDHRAVHENPTGADSTADQHAQERRPAVPESDRSTPAPTQAGTNATQPVDIAALTPITNGATARTAPAVSNRSREPHDPTLDEDLDAWYRPDPHRPRIAILGPVDVQAPGEMPDERIRFYSELVVYLTQRGRAGATGEQIDDALWPERGVNARSRRVAISKVRRWLGETAEGTHWLPPNAGADRLYRLTPGVLLDWQLFRRLRARGEARGAAGIADLRQALELVRGEPLAGAELPYSSGYRNPYTWLPGSDVQPHNLASAVVDTAHQLVDLYLAAGDTTGARWAVERAWFADPARLDDHPWIDAMRVARADGRSAELRALLDDLVRTREAEVPEDLSPDTYGAVHELVGDLLRVG from the coding sequence ATGGCCAAACCGGCTCGCAGCACTCCACGCCCACGCCGCCCGCGCGCCGTCGGCCTCACCACCCGCATCACCGCCCAGCTAGGCATCCTGGCCACGCTCGGAGGAATCCCCTACGCCCTCTACGCCCTAGCCGGAAATCCTCTGCCCGACGAGTTGCCGTCCTGGTCCCACCTCGGCGAGTTGCTCACCACCCCCGACGACGGCAGCCTGCTACTCACCGCGATCACCTGGGTCGGATGGATTGGCTGGGCATCCTTCGCCCTCCCGCTGCTCGTGGAGATCATCTGCCACATCTTCCGCTGGCGGCCCCCGCGAATCCTCGGCCTCGCATGGCAGCAACGTCGCGCAGCCGCGCTCGTCGCCGCAGCCCTGTCCATCGGGGCAGCGCCAGCCGTTGCCAGCGCAAACGCGATCACGATGCCGTCCACGCCCCCAGGGATCGCCGCCACACATACCCCCACGACTGCCACCCATGTATCCCTGAATACGACGCTGGCGACCACCACCGTCAGCGAAAAGACCGCCACGGCGAGGCCGACGTACGAAGTGGCGCGCGGGGACTGGCTTTACCACATCGCCGAACGATTCCTCGGCGACGGGGACCGCTACGTCGACATCGCCGCGCTCAACCCGGCCTTCAAGAAGGCCGATCCTCGCTTCCCCGACCACATCGTCGCCGGGCAGGTGCTGAACCTTCCCACCGACGCCACCGACAGCGGCCCTCGGCGCCACGCCACCGGCAAACTGCGCACGCCCCCCACACCGCCAACGGCCGAAGAAGTCCCGCGCGGCGCTCCGTCGCAGCAACCCGCCCCGGCCACACCCACGGTCCCGACGCCACCAACCACGACTCCGGAGCCGTCGTCGACGGCCAGCGCCCTGCCGACATCGGAGGCATCCGTGTCGGCACCACCGGTGCCCACCGAGCCGTCAACGCCCGATCCTGCCCCCACATCAATCGTCGACGACGAGCCGGCCGACGACGCCGACGGAAGAGATTTCGACGTCGCGCTACCCATCACCGCAGCGCTGGCGACCGCCGGCCTCCTTGCCGCACTCCTCCTGGCTCGTCTGACGCAACGCCGACGTCGTCAACGCCAGCACCGCCGGCCCGGCCGCCGAATCCCCACTCCCAACCCCACCATCGAACGGCGTGTCCGAAACGCTGCCCAACCGGTCGACGTCAACCGGCTCGACCACGCTCTACGGACACTGGCCACCGGCCTCCGCGATCACGACCCCGACGACCTGCCCGACCTCGCCGCTGCCTGGCTCTCCGAAGGCGAGGTCCACCTCATGCTCGCCCACGCCAACACCTCCGCGCCCCCACCCTTCCAAGCAGACAGCTCCGCGATGGACTGGATGCTGCCGGCCACGGCCACCCTTCCCGACGTCGAAGACACCCTGGCGCCACTGCCGGTCCTCGTCACCGTCGCATCCCGACCCGGCGGCGACCACCTCCTCATCGACCTCGAACGCACCGGCCTACTCACCATCAGCGGCGAGCCCGAACGCAGCAGGGACCTGATCCGATACGTCGCAGCCGAACTGGCCACCAACCAGTGGAGCGACGACGCCGAAGTGGTGCTCGCGGGCTTCGACCCCGTTGACGTCGACCACCTCCTCGCCATCGGCGGCAACCGGATCACCGCAGCCACCTCCACCGCCAATGCCATCGAGCGCGCCCGACGCCGCGCCGCAGCCAACGCCAAGGCAATGACCGACATCGGCATCACCACCACCTTCGCGGGACGGGTCGCAGACATCGTCGCCGACGCCTGGATGCCGCACGTCCTCCTCATCGCAGACACCACGAACGTCGAAGATCAACTCACCGCCCTCGCGGACGAACTCCGCCTGGCCGGCAGATGCGCCGTCGCGGTCGCCGCCGTCGCCGAAACCCCGACCACCTGGCACGTCGACGTCAGCGCAGACGGCAGCCTGGCCATCGACTGGCTCAGCATCACCAACACCGCCGCCACCCGACTGCCCCGCGACCAACTCGCCCGTCTCGCACCTGTCATGCGCGCCGCCCGCGCTGCCGCACCTATCGACGACCAGCCGGGTGACGAACCCGTTCCAGCCGCGACCGATCCGGATCCATGGGCCGAGGGCACCGACGCACACGGGCACCTCCTCGACGCCGGCAGCGCACCGGATCACGTCGAGGACAACGAACCGGCCGATCCCGACCACCGTGCCGTACACGAAAACCCGACCGGCGCGGACTCGACAGCGGACCAACACGCACAAGAAAGGCGACCGGCCGTGCCCGAATCCGACCGCAGCACCCCGGCGCCCACCCAAGCCGGCACCAACGCGACGCAACCAGTCGACATCGCTGCTCTCACACCGATCACCAACGGAGCGACCGCCCGAACCGCACCCGCAGTCTCGAACCGGTCCCGGGAACCCCATGATCCAACCCTCGATGAGGACCTCGACGCCTGGTATCGACCGGACCCGCACCGCCCGCGAATCGCCATCCTCGGCCCCGTCGACGTCCAAGCGCCCGGCGAGATGCCCGACGAGCGCATCCGCTTCTACTCCGAACTGGTCGTCTACCTAACGCAACGCGGCAGAGCCGGAGCAACCGGCGAACAGATCGACGACGCCCTATGGCCAGAACGTGGCGTCAACGCACGAAGTCGCCGCGTCGCCATCAGCAAGGTACGCCGCTGGCTCGGGGAGACCGCCGAGGGCACCCACTGGCTGCCCCCTAACGCCGGGGCGGACCGGCTCTACCGTCTCACCCCAGGCGTACTCCTCGACTGGCAACTGTTCCGTCGCCTCCGCGCCCGCGGCGAAGCCAGGGGAGCAGCGGGCATCGCAGACCTGCGCCAGGCACTCGAACTCGTCCGAGGCGAACCGCTCGCCGGTGCCGAACTGCCCTACTCGTCCGGCTACCGCAATCCGTACACCTGGCTACCGGGCAGCGACGTCCAACCGCACAACCTCGCCTCCGCTGTGGTAGATACCGCCCACCAACTCGTGGATCTCTATCTCGCTGCGGGAGACACCACCGGCGCCAGATGGGCCGTAGAACGAGCCTGGTTCGCAGATCCCGCCCGCCTCGATGACCATCCCTGGATCGACGCCATGCGAGTAGCACGCGCCGACGGCCGTTCAGCCGAACTTCGCGCGCTCCTCGACGACCTCGTACGCACCCGGGAGGCAGAGGTTCCGGAAGACCTGTCGCCAGACACCTACGGAGCGGTTCATGAGCTGGTTGGCGACCTCTTGAGGGTGGGCTAG
- a CDS encoding pilus assembly protein TadG-related protein, whose product MNGRRCAHPPTGRDAGRIGLFYAIVLPGLIAMIGLAGDGAGYVRTTQRAHNIAAEAARAGGQAIRLPEAINGETKAVDTTKAIDAVGDYLTTAGISEWQATVDDDGQQLTVTVTVHYDPLLVDVLPGVTTIPAHATVTATLLVG is encoded by the coding sequence ATGAATGGACGCCGCTGTGCACACCCCCCGACCGGCCGCGACGCCGGTCGGATCGGGCTGTTCTACGCGATCGTCCTGCCGGGCCTGATCGCCATGATCGGTCTGGCGGGCGACGGCGCCGGGTACGTCCGCACCACCCAGCGCGCCCACAACATCGCCGCCGAAGCCGCGAGGGCGGGCGGCCAGGCGATCCGGCTCCCCGAAGCTATCAACGGCGAGACGAAGGCAGTCGACACCACGAAAGCCATCGACGCCGTCGGGGACTACCTCACCACCGCGGGCATCAGCGAGTGGCAGGCCACCGTCGACGACGACGGCCAACAACTCACCGTCACCGTCACCGTTCACTACGACCCACTCCTGGTCGACGTCCTGCCCGGCGTCACCACGATCCCCGCACACGCAACCGTCACCGCAACCCTGCTGGTGGGATGA
- a CDS encoding TadE/TadG family type IV pilus assembly protein produces MKRKPERQRGSVTIELAILAPSLLLVAAFAMLVGRISLANAALDAATYSAARTASLARDATTAQSRAESSIHTTLDAQGINCLNLLVTVDTGQFARDVGEPASVTVTVECRVDLSAGAMPGMPTSRWITAVYSSPLDLFRSRSG; encoded by the coding sequence GTGAAACGGAAACCAGAGAGACAACGCGGCTCAGTCACCATCGAGCTGGCCATCCTGGCACCCAGCCTGCTGCTGGTCGCCGCCTTCGCCATGCTCGTCGGCCGGATCTCCCTGGCAAACGCCGCGCTCGACGCGGCAACGTACTCAGCGGCGCGAACCGCATCGCTCGCCCGCGACGCGACCACCGCACAAAGCCGCGCGGAATCCTCGATCCACACCACACTCGACGCCCAGGGCATCAACTGCCTCAACCTGCTCGTCACGGTCGACACCGGCCAGTTCGCCCGTGACGTCGGCGAACCTGCCAGCGTGACCGTCACTGTCGAATGCCGCGTCGACCTGTCCGCCGGCGCGATGCCAGGCATGCCGACCTCGCGGTGGATCACCGCCGTCTACAGCTCTCCCCTAGATCTTTTTCGAAGTAGGTCCGGATGA
- a CDS encoding TadE family protein, with amino-acid sequence MDRNLAGRRSPGRTVTHTRVGRLGRRSRWPRRLADDRGSTNIEMAILFPVFVMLILLGVQVALVFYGRTVALAAAQQGAAAEAAYGAADGAGQTQASAYLTRMGDAVNDWEITVTPVVEGAPEPTAVRVTVTGTTLGWLGMRIPISQTAYSPIQRFTTEDDS; translated from the coding sequence ATGGATCGGAATCTGGCCGGACGCCGCAGCCCCGGCCGCACCGTGACGCACACCCGTGTCGGGCGCCTGGGCCGGCGGTCACGTTGGCCCAGGCGTCTGGCCGATGACAGGGGCTCGACCAACATCGAGATGGCGATCCTGTTCCCAGTCTTCGTGATGCTGATCCTCCTCGGTGTGCAGGTGGCGCTGGTCTTCTATGGAAGGACGGTGGCCCTAGCCGCCGCCCAGCAGGGCGCCGCCGCCGAGGCGGCCTACGGCGCCGCCGACGGAGCTGGCCAGACACAGGCCAGCGCCTACCTGACCCGTATGGGTGATGCGGTTAATGACTGGGAGATCACCGTTACCCCCGTCGTTGAGGGCGCGCCCGAACCCACCGCAGTACGCGTCACCGTCACCGGCACCACCCTCGGCTGGCTGGGCATGCGGATCCCCATCAGCCAGACCGCCTACAGCCCGATCCAGCGATTCACCACAGAAGACGACTCGTGA
- a CDS encoding type II secretion system F family protein, protein MTPTWIGVTAVLGAGFGLAAFLAVHELRPASPALGPALARLQPPTDVVASRSGGSKAIGRLADRMQRIIPATDLRLLGRSPEEFVTSLIVAGLLGLAVPSVVLGLLALMGRDFGTGVPVVAALGFAALLIVIVYRDVGRKAVVARRECRRAVCAFIDLVALQRAAGRGTEESLSRAASKGSGWVFARIRQTLLRAELSVSAPWDGLKKLGTDLGVPELGDLGDIMQAAGVTGAQVYRTLRARATSLRAQIRTDELARAELRTSQLEIPGALLLVVLMLLALYPFAARLLAAPTVN, encoded by the coding sequence ATGACGCCCACCTGGATCGGCGTCACCGCCGTACTCGGTGCGGGGTTCGGTCTCGCGGCGTTCCTCGCCGTCCACGAACTTCGCCCCGCCAGCCCTGCTCTCGGCCCAGCACTCGCCCGGCTGCAACCACCGACCGACGTGGTGGCTTCCCGGTCGGGCGGGTCGAAGGCCATCGGTCGTCTGGCCGACCGCATGCAGCGGATCATACCCGCCACTGACCTGCGGCTGCTGGGACGAAGCCCCGAGGAATTCGTCACCAGCCTCATCGTCGCAGGGCTTCTCGGGCTCGCCGTGCCGTCGGTCGTGCTCGGCCTGCTGGCGCTCATGGGGCGCGACTTCGGCACCGGCGTCCCGGTCGTCGCAGCGCTCGGTTTCGCCGCGCTGCTCATCGTGATCGTCTACCGGGACGTCGGCCGCAAGGCTGTCGTCGCCAGACGCGAGTGCCGCCGCGCCGTCTGCGCTTTCATCGATCTCGTGGCCTTGCAGCGCGCCGCTGGTCGAGGCACCGAGGAATCCCTCAGCAGAGCGGCGAGCAAGGGCAGCGGCTGGGTGTTCGCACGGATTCGGCAAACGCTGCTGCGGGCCGAACTGTCTGTCTCCGCGCCCTGGGACGGCCTGAAGAAACTCGGAACCGACCTCGGCGTGCCGGAACTGGGCGACCTCGGCGACATCATGCAGGCCGCAGGCGTCACCGGTGCCCAGGTCTACCGGACGCTGCGGGCCCGAGCCACATCCCTACGCGCCCAGATCCGGACCGACGAACTGGCCCGCGCCGAGCTGCGCACCTCGCAACTGGAGATCCCCGGCGCTCTGCTGCTGGTCGTCCTCATGCTGCTGGCCCTCTATCCCTTCGCGGCCCGGCTGCTCGCCGCGCCCACCGTCAACTGA
- a CDS encoding type II secretion system F family protein, with translation MNPILVAALIGAGLVGSLALGISAITGTGERDRPPSRWAARARWIWYGSGTTLQAQRRHQAWALGALAAGVLAWIISGIPVAAPLVAVAVPGVPWLLSAGREEQRTIARVEAVEAWTRRLRDVEDSGVGLQEAIVDTAQTAPAAIAADVQLLAARIQAGWDVEAALYAFAEALRDPVSDQVVVALALHLSDRGARLADALTGIAEAAADEVAMRRETASKRSRARFQIRFLTVGSVLLVGFGLASGQYTAPYAEPRGQVVLAILACGFIGCLWWARTLSLPPAEERFLSTNTSAGGTSS, from the coding sequence GTGAATCCGATCCTCGTCGCCGCGCTAATCGGTGCCGGTCTCGTCGGCAGTCTCGCGCTCGGGATCAGCGCCATCACCGGAACCGGCGAGCGGGACCGTCCGCCGTCGCGGTGGGCGGCGCGTGCCCGCTGGATCTGGTACGGATCCGGGACGACCCTCCAAGCCCAACGCCGGCACCAAGCCTGGGCGCTCGGTGCGCTCGCCGCCGGCGTCCTCGCCTGGATCATCAGTGGGATACCGGTGGCGGCGCCTCTCGTCGCCGTCGCCGTTCCGGGCGTGCCGTGGCTTCTCTCGGCCGGCCGGGAGGAGCAGCGCACGATCGCCCGGGTGGAGGCGGTGGAGGCATGGACTCGCCGCCTGCGGGACGTGGAGGACTCCGGCGTTGGTCTTCAAGAGGCCATCGTGGACACCGCGCAGACAGCCCCCGCCGCCATCGCCGCCGACGTGCAGTTGCTCGCCGCGCGCATCCAAGCCGGCTGGGACGTCGAAGCGGCGCTCTACGCGTTCGCCGAGGCCCTTCGGGATCCGGTCAGCGACCAGGTCGTGGTGGCCCTCGCGTTGCACCTCAGCGACCGGGGTGCCCGGCTGGCCGACGCGCTGACCGGTATCGCGGAGGCCGCGGCCGACGAGGTGGCGATGCGGCGCGAAACAGCTTCCAAACGCTCCCGCGCACGGTTCCAGATCCGTTTCCTCACCGTCGGATCGGTGTTGCTGGTCGGGTTCGGCCTGGCAAGCGGCCAGTACACCGCTCCGTACGCCGAGCCCCGCGGGCAGGTCGTGCTCGCGATCCTCGCGTGCGGCTTCATCGGATGCCTGTGGTGGGCGCGAACGCTGAGCCTGCCGCCGGCCGAGGAGCGCTTCCTCTCCACGAACACAAGCGCCGGAGGGACTTCGTCATGA
- a CDS encoding CpaF/VirB11 family protein, with the protein MPTFEHPRWRDPSDVAATMESAARQRQNGHANGSLAALVAPPRPPAPGPSPNEPDYAIIRSLQNAVSDELSRLLAGREYVSASEREAEGRQIASQRVSQYVDQQRMSGTPLSGDYEQRLLDGVLAALLGLGRLDRLLREPFDTITILGCDGVRVERPDGRVDFEPPVADSDEELVLLLQALARRAGGTERALTKDKPTLSMEMPGGQRLAATYLVTQRPVAVIRNHQILKVTLDELVTLDQTDANKSAMIDPLLRDFLRAAMRAGLNIMVAGVPGSGKTSLLRALASEIPADEWMIVMEEARELGLHKTGRHPWAVSMETREGHGERGADGRPVGEITLDDLIPIGLQLNARRIIVGEVRSREIVAMLQAMGTTNGSLCTIHAREPGLVFDRVVELALSHRDERSDRRAYLQVANALDLVVYVGMIDESAIGGRKHRFVSHVVEVGGLVEDGRPRTTQIFGPGPDGRAVPMHQPDRLKQHFLLAGYDPTILTAHRGRGAWPRPLPRLGVRA; encoded by the coding sequence ATGCCGACGTTTGAGCACCCACGGTGGCGCGACCCGTCCGATGTGGCTGCCACGATGGAAAGCGCCGCTCGACAGCGACAGAATGGCCACGCCAACGGCAGCCTCGCCGCACTCGTCGCACCACCCCGGCCTCCGGCGCCCGGCCCGTCGCCGAATGAGCCCGACTACGCCATTATCCGGTCGCTCCAGAACGCCGTCAGCGACGAACTGTCGCGCCTGCTGGCCGGGCGTGAGTACGTCAGCGCTTCGGAGCGAGAAGCCGAGGGGCGGCAGATCGCCTCACAGCGCGTCAGCCAGTACGTCGACCAGCAACGAATGAGCGGCACCCCGCTCAGCGGCGACTACGAGCAGCGGCTGCTCGATGGCGTGCTCGCCGCGCTGCTGGGCCTGGGCCGGCTCGACCGGCTGCTGCGTGAGCCCTTCGACACCATCACCATCCTCGGATGCGACGGCGTGCGAGTCGAGCGTCCGGACGGGCGCGTCGACTTCGAGCCCCCCGTAGCTGACAGCGACGAAGAACTCGTGCTGCTCCTCCAGGCCCTGGCGAGGCGGGCGGGTGGCACCGAGCGTGCGCTGACCAAGGACAAGCCGACGCTGAGCATGGAGATGCCCGGCGGTCAGCGGCTCGCGGCGACGTATCTGGTGACGCAGCGGCCGGTCGCGGTCATCCGTAATCACCAGATTCTCAAGGTCACTCTCGACGAGCTGGTCACCCTGGACCAGACGGACGCGAACAAGAGCGCCATGATCGACCCGCTGCTGCGCGATTTCCTTCGTGCGGCGATGCGGGCCGGTCTCAACATCATGGTCGCCGGTGTACCGGGCAGCGGTAAGACCTCTCTTCTGCGGGCGCTGGCGAGCGAGATCCCCGCCGATGAGTGGATGATCGTCATGGAGGAGGCGCGCGAGCTGGGCCTGCACAAGACCGGCCGCCACCCGTGGGCCGTCTCTATGGAGACCCGGGAAGGTCATGGCGAGCGAGGGGCGGACGGCCGACCGGTTGGTGAGATCACCCTTGATGACCTGATTCCGATCGGGTTGCAGCTCAACGCGCGACGGATCATCGTCGGCGAGGTTCGGTCACGCGAGATCGTCGCCATGCTCCAGGCGATGGGTACTACCAACGGTTCCCTGTGCACGATCCACGCCCGCGAGCCAGGTCTGGTTTTCGACCGTGTCGTGGAGTTGGCGCTCAGCCACCGCGACGAGCGGTCCGACCGGAGGGCCTACCTCCAGGTCGCCAACGCTCTTGATCTTGTCGTCTACGTCGGCATGATCGATGAAAGCGCGATCGGGGGCCGCAAGCACCGCTTCGTGTCCCACGTCGTCGAAGTAGGCGGCTTGGTCGAGGACGGCCGGCCCCGGACCACACAGATCTTCGGGCCTGGCCCGGACGGCCGGGCGGTGCCAATGCACCAGCCGGACCGGCTCAAGCAGCACTTCCTTCTTGCCGGCTACGACCCGACGATCCTGACCGCGCACCGCGGGCGGGGTGCCTGGCCGCGCCCTCTGCCTCGGCTGGGGGTGCGGGCGTGA
- a CDS encoding ParA family protein: MVLAECDPAGGDIAAGYLRHLELDGGHGLMQLVVAELRGQAGEQFWSQLVDLDPPGAQRLLLPGIATPAQAASLDPNWYGLAGFFASLEHRDPRFDVIADCGRLVAPHTPWPLLSRADLVLLAVKPTLASLLPGRAAVQTLLAGAGPGSDGRIGLLVVGDGDYDDRAVSRHLGVPVIAHLPHDDRSARVLAEGGTVRTRRPLLRAAAAAEGKVMRAITGRRDRLRGPGKREAIHADV; this comes from the coding sequence GTGGTGCTCGCCGAGTGCGACCCGGCCGGCGGCGATATCGCGGCCGGTTACCTGCGGCACCTGGAATTGGATGGCGGGCACGGTCTGATGCAGCTCGTCGTGGCCGAGCTGCGAGGGCAGGCCGGCGAGCAGTTCTGGTCTCAACTGGTTGATCTCGACCCGCCGGGGGCGCAGCGGCTGCTCCTGCCGGGTATCGCGACCCCCGCGCAGGCGGCCAGCCTCGATCCCAACTGGTACGGCCTCGCGGGCTTCTTTGCCTCCCTCGAACACCGTGACCCACGGTTCGACGTGATCGCCGACTGCGGCCGGCTCGTTGCCCCACACACGCCGTGGCCGCTGCTCAGCCGCGCCGACCTCGTCCTGCTGGCGGTGAAACCGACGCTGGCCTCACTCTTGCCTGGCCGCGCCGCCGTGCAGACGCTACTCGCGGGTGCCGGTCCGGGCAGCGACGGCCGGATCGGGCTGCTGGTGGTCGGTGACGGCGACTACGACGACCGTGCTGTGTCCCGGCACCTCGGCGTCCCGGTGATCGCCCATCTGCCCCACGATGACCGATCCGCCCGCGTGCTCGCAGAGGGCGGCACGGTCCGCACACGGCGGCCGTTGCTTCGCGCGGCGGCAGCAGCCGAGGGAAAGGTCATGCGTGCCATCACCGGCCGGCGTGACCGCCTTCGCGGCCCAGGAAAGCGGGAGGCCATCCATGCCGACGTTTGA
- a CDS encoding SAF domain-containing protein has product MALFGYVSRTQPYLAVGRDVPVGAQITAADLVTVHLNPDPGIGGVPGDRTDQVIGKYASVALLSGTLLNANALVDKPFPAPGEQVVGVSLKAGQMPSAPLRPGASVLLVSTEESTQDKPAAAAPTIRATVVHVIAGARDGTATVSVAVRESDGPVVARLAAQGRLVLTLTSGS; this is encoded by the coding sequence GTGGCGCTGTTCGGCTACGTCAGCAGAACCCAGCCGTATCTGGCGGTCGGCAGGGACGTTCCTGTGGGAGCCCAGATCACCGCTGCCGACCTGGTGACCGTGCACCTCAACCCGGATCCGGGAATCGGCGGGGTGCCGGGCGACCGGACCGATCAGGTGATCGGCAAGTACGCCTCGGTGGCGTTGCTGTCCGGCACGTTGCTGAACGCCAATGCCCTGGTCGACAAACCGTTCCCCGCGCCCGGCGAGCAGGTGGTCGGCGTCTCGCTGAAGGCGGGGCAGATGCCGTCCGCGCCGCTGCGGCCAGGAGCGAGTGTGTTGTTGGTGTCCACCGAGGAATCGACCCAGGACAAGCCGGCTGCTGCGGCGCCGACGATCCGGGCCACGGTGGTGCACGTGATCGCGGGGGCACGCGACGGCACCGCCACGGTATCGGTCGCGGTCCGGGAAAGTGACGGACCGGTTGTCGCCCGGCTGGCCGCACAGGGCCGCTTGGTGCTGACCCTGACCTCGGGGAGTTGA